TCGAGACTTTCTGCGCGTCGAATACTTGCCGAAGGCTCGAACGACGCTTGGCGTATCGGTGTTGCCGCGCGGAAAGGAATGCTATGCGGCGACCGTACGGCTCCACAGTACACTCACATTGTCGGGCGACTCCATTCATCGTTTGGGCTTGGCCGAGGTGGATCGTCTCGACGCGGAAATGCGCGGCATCGCGGCGCGTGAGTTCAAGAGCACGGACGTCCGCGCGATGCTCACACGGCTGCGAACTGATACCGCGTATTCGTTTCGGACGCGCGACGAAATACGAGACTCGGCGAGGGCCGCGATCGCGCGGGCTCAAGCCGCGGCGCCACGATTCTTCGGCACGGTACCGAAGGCCAAGGTCGAGGTGCGCGACTACCCTGAGTTTCGCGCGAAGGCCGGCGCGATCGGTGAAGCGTCGCCGCCGGGAGCCGACGGATCACCCGCGATCTATTTCATCAACACGTACGATCCGTTGCACAAGCCGCGGGCCGCGGCGGAGCCGCTGGCGTTCCACGAGGGCTCGCCGGGGCACGGCTTACAGTTGAGTCTCGCGGCGGAACAGCGAGACGCCCACCCGATTGTGCGCGCACTCGTCCCGGGCGGCTTCGTGGAGGGGTGGGGGCTATACGCGGAGCAATTGGCCGAGGAGATGGGCGCCTATTCGAGCGACCTGGGACGACTGGGATTGCGCGCCAGTCAATCGGCGCGAGCGGCACGCCTTGTGGTGGACCCTGCGCTGCACGTGATGGGGTGGTCTCGCCAACAGGCGATCGATTACCTGAGCGCACACACGACGTGGGATGATCGCTTGATCGCCGCGGAGGTGGATCGCTACATCGGCCTACCTGGCCAAGCAACGTCGTACATGTTGGGTCGACTCGAGATCGTACGCCTACGCGCCAAGGCGGAGCGTGAGCTTGGCGATCGTTTCGATATTCGTGGCTTTCACGATGCTATTCTTGGGCACGGCAGTCTGACGCTGCCGGCGATGGAGACCTTCGTCGACGAGTGGATCGCGGGGCGTAAACGCTAGCGTAGGGGCTCGGTGTCACACAAAGGGGTATTCTCGCCCGCCTGGAATTCACTTGGAGGAGCAATGAAAGCGCTTCGAACGTTTCTGTGCGCATCTGTAGCACTAGCCGCATCCGTGCCGTCGTTATTACGCGCGCAGACCACACCGCCCGAGGTGCCGCGACCCGTCATCGGCAATGCGCTGTCGTCGGTCATGCCGACGTCGGTGCGGCGCTATTCGCTGGGCATCGCGCCCCGCGCGTTCGGGGTCGGTTCGTTGCGCTGGCGGATGCAGGACTCGACGCGGACGGATCAGCCGATACCGATCGTGCTGCGATTGGATTCGATCACAGCGTCGGTGCTCGAATGTCCGATGCCAGTCGCCCGGATGGCACCAGAGGCGATTCCGCGCATGCCGGTCGCGCAGGTCGATTCCATCAGCGCGGCGCCGCGCGTGGTTTCGTGGCGTGGCTGTACGAATCCGCTCGATCGCCGGCCGTAACCGGTTCGCACGACGGCGCCGTCCGCGAACGGCAGCGTTGTGTGTCACACGCCGTTTCGTCCGGCTAGCGGACCCATTCGTAGATGTGCCGCTGAAAGAACTCGCCGCCGTCATAGCGCACCAGCTTCTGCAATGACGCCGCGCGTTCCTCGATCACGTACACGCTGCGGATTGGCGCCGGGCGCTCGTTGTCACGCCCATCTTGCTCGGTCACGAGCTGCACACGTCCGTCTGGCAGTTGTTCACGCGACACGATCGAGGCGCCTCGCAGCGCGCGCCTGTCCGCGGTGAGCACGAGCGTATCACCGCTGTTGGCGTGGGGCTCATCGGCGTATGCCATCCGAAAGTCCCAGCGGACCGCGCCGTCCGTGCCGTCGCCTGGGCGAGTACGCTCGTTGCCGTGAGCGCATCGGCCCGGGGGCAAGGTTTGGAATGCCACCGGTACATCGAGCGCCTGGGACTGGTGACCACCGTGCTCTGTAGTGAGAATGAGCCGAACCGCACCGTCTACGTCAGAGCATCTCTCGCAGCGGCCAGACTTCGACGACCCCATGAGCGACGGCGCATGGCGTCTTCGAGACCATGGCGACCGCCGTTGCCAAGTCCGCGGCCTCGATCACGGCAAATCCTGCAATCGGCAGACTGCTGTGCATGAACGCACCGGTGGTGGTCTGCACGCCGGTATCGTCGGGGTTTCGCACTTGGACGGGTTCGCCTGCCACACCGATTAACGCGCCGCCCGCTTTGAGCCGTGCGTCATGCGCATGAGCCCCGTTGCGCACGTCAGGCGCCGTCTGCCGATAGCCGCTCTCGTCGCCGTACCCGACGGTGATGAACTTCGCCACGGATCTCTCCTGATGAGTGGATGGCCGCACCCCATTTGCGTCCGCCGTTCATCGGCGCCGTGTCGCGAGCATCGTGCCACGATGGCGCATGCGGGAAGCCGCATGGCCGTGAGCCGTCAACGAGCATGGTCTGCTCTCGAGCACGCACCGAGCGCAATGTATTGGCAAGGTCACGCAACAGAACGCAGTGGGGAAGCGTACCTCTTACAACGTCGCGTCGAGAGGATTTCTGATGTCCGTTCACGATGATACCGCGTCCCCCGTCACCACGGCCGCGCTCCGCCGGCTCGATGCGTTTGTCGGCACGTGGCAGAGCGTCGGCACATTTTACAGCGACGATCCGGGTGAAGACGCACCTGCCGATGCACCTGCCAATACCGGTACCACCGGAAGCGCGGATCGCATGCTCGCGACCGATCGCTATGTCTGGCTGCCGGGGGGCGCCTTTCTCGCCCATCACTGGGACGCGAAGATGCCCGACGGGCGGACTCAAGGCGTGGAGTTGATCGGCTACGAAGCCGATCGGCAGGTCTATTCGATGCACGCGTTCGACAGTCACGGTAGCCGCACCACGATGCACGCGACGGTTGACGCGGACGCGTGGACGTTCGAGGGCGACGACTTGCGCTTCACGGGCCACTTTCAAGACGATGGCGCGACGTTCCGAGGTCGTTGGCTGCGGCGCGCAGGAGACTCGGCGACGTGGGTACCGTGGATGGAACTCACCTTGACGCGCGACGCGTCGTCACCCGACGCCTGACTGCAATCTTCGGTTTGCCGAAGGTCGGACCACGCCGGTGCCACGCCTGCAACTCGCGCTTCCGCGCTCCCGTAGGGCGTGCATGACCCTCACTCGCCGAGTCATAGCGGCTGCGCTCGCCATTATCGCTGGAACGGCATGCACCCACGCTCGTCTTCCCCTCGTGGCATCCAACATGGTGTCGAACGACCGCGACGCGGCCCGCGCGCTCTTCGCGCGATTTGATTCGCTCCGCGTTGCCGAGCGCATTCCCGGCATGGCCGTCGTGTTGCTGCGCGATACCACGGTGCTGCTCGCCCAAGGCTTCGGGTTCGCCGACGTGGCGCGTGAGATTCCGGTCACGCCCGATACGCCCTTCGACGTCGCATCGGTCGCCAAACCAATCTCGGCGGTCGTCGCGTTGCGGCTGGTCGAAGCGGGACAGCTCGATCTCGATCGTCCCATGCGGCGCTATCGCGACTTCAACGAGTTCTGCGCGGCGGCTCGTGGTGACGGCGGGATCTTCTTCGGCGACTACGCGTGCGAGAACGATCAGCTCACGCTGCGCCATGTGCTGTCGATGACGGCCAATGGCACGCCCGGTACACGTTTCTGGTACAACCCGCCGTCGTTCTCGTGGGCTTCACGTCCGATGGCCGAGGTGGCCGGACAGACCTTTTCCGACCTGGTCGATTCACTCGTGTTCCGCCCCGCGGGCATGCAGCACGCCGCGCGGCGGCATCGGCGTCGTCCGCTTCCTCCCGAATTGGCAGCGGCGCTGGCCACACCGTACCACGTGGACTCGGCAGGTCAAGTCGTGCCATCAGATCCGCCGCCACCGCAGGGTGATGGGGCGGCGGGCGGCGTGATCGCGAGTGCGAACGATGTCGCGCGTTTCGACATCGCCCTCACCAGCGGGCGGTTGCTCGCGCCGGCGTCACGCGCGAGCCTCTGGACTCCAACCCGCACGCCATCGGGCGCGATGCTCCCCTACGGACTGGGCTGGTTTCTGGCCACGTACCAAGGTCGCTCGCTGGCCTGGCACACCGGTCTCTGGGAGGGACGCTACTCGGCGCTATATCTCAAGGTGCTGAACGCGTCGCGCGACGAGCAGCTCACCCTGATTCTGCTCGCCAACAGCGAAGGGCTGCGGTGGCCATCGCGCCTCGACGAGGCCGCGATCGAACGCTCGGCCTTTGCGACCGCGTTTCTGGATGCCTTCCCTGCGCGCCGTACGACGCATTGAGACGTGGCGCCGCCTGGGACTTTTTCGGGTCGGTCTGACAGGACCTTCGTCAGCCTGCTCGCGCGGTGTTGTACGGGAGGCGAGCACGAGCAATCTTTCTAGGAGCGCGACCTTGCGATCCGATCTGCTCCACATCCCCTGACTTGACGACCACGTGGCCAAGAAGCCGAATTACGAGTTTGAGAAGCGGAAGAAGGAACAGGAGCGCCAGCAGAAGAAGACGGCGAAGCTCCAGCAACGCGAGGACGCGGCGCGGCAGCGCGCCGAAGATCTGGCCAACGGCGTGGTGCCCGAAGAGGAGTAGGGGAATTCGTCTCGCTTCCTGCCTGAGCCTGTCGATCACCCTGTTGGCGTGCAGCGAGCGGACGCCGGCCCCCGTCGACA
This region of Gemmatimonas groenlandica genomic DNA includes:
- a CDS encoding DUF885 domain-containing protein — encoded protein: MSYPSVAVALLLAVAPPATVVAQSASAPNATARRITALADRYLAAWTVARPEDILGSGLAGGDQGAIVDNRPAALGRWHAIEDTLLRAVRAIDPTSTRARPEYVTYAILRQTLEGSIGARVCRFEWWNISPGAGGWLGTYAAVASIQPTGSAATRADAVRRVRALGRYVEREIPNLRAGLLKGYVAPQILVAGVLTQLDEVLALDPAESPFASPATRDSTPDFRVAMRDAIRDSLYPSLKRYRDFLRVEYLPKARTTLGVSVLPRGKECYAATVRLHSTLTLSGDSIHRLGLAEVDRLDAEMRGIAAREFKSTDVRAMLTRLRTDTAYSFRTRDEIRDSARAAIARAQAAAPRFFGTVPKAKVEVRDYPEFRAKAGAIGEASPPGADGSPAIYFINTYDPLHKPRAAAEPLAFHEGSPGHGLQLSLAAEQRDAHPIVRALVPGGFVEGWGLYAEQLAEEMGAYSSDLGRLGLRASQSARAARLVVDPALHVMGWSRQQAIDYLSAHTTWDDRLIAAEVDRYIGLPGQATSYMLGRLEIVRLRAKAERELGDRFDIRGFHDAILGHGSLTLPAMETFVDEWIAGRKR
- a CDS encoding YciI family protein, coding for MAKFITVGYGDESGYRQTAPDVRNGAHAHDARLKAGGALIGVAGEPVQVRNPDDTGVQTTTGAFMHSSLPIAGFAVIEAADLATAVAMVSKTPCAVAHGVVEVWPLREML
- a CDS encoding DUF1579 family protein gives rise to the protein MSVHDDTASPVTTAALRRLDAFVGTWQSVGTFYSDDPGEDAPADAPANTGTTGSADRMLATDRYVWLPGGAFLAHHWDAKMPDGRTQGVELIGYEADRQVYSMHAFDSHGSRTTMHATVDADAWTFEGDDLRFTGHFQDDGATFRGRWLRRAGDSATWVPWMELTLTRDASSPDA
- a CDS encoding serine hydrolase domain-containing protein; this translates as MASNMVSNDRDAARALFARFDSLRVAERIPGMAVVLLRDTTVLLAQGFGFADVAREIPVTPDTPFDVASVAKPISAVVALRLVEAGQLDLDRPMRRYRDFNEFCAAARGDGGIFFGDYACENDQLTLRHVLSMTANGTPGTRFWYNPPSFSWASRPMAEVAGQTFSDLVDSLVFRPAGMQHAARRHRRRPLPPELAAALATPYHVDSAGQVVPSDPPPPQGDGAAGGVIASANDVARFDIALTSGRLLAPASRASLWTPTRTPSGAMLPYGLGWFLATYQGRSLAWHTGLWEGRYSALYLKVLNASRDEQLTLILLANSEGLRWPSRLDEAAIERSAFATAFLDAFPARRTTH